The DNA window TGTCGAATTCTAGAAGGCTGTGGTCTGAAAACCAGTTGAAGAAACTAGGGATAGTGTTCCCTTCCCGGTTTCTGTGGATATGAGCCTGGGGGTCTTGGCCTCGGTGCCAGCGGATTGGAGTGGAAAGAGACACCACCCGGCCAGAGGATCTGCGTTCATATTCCTTGACAAGCCCCTCATTTCGGAAGTAGGGGTTGCCCTGAAAGATGAACTTGAATTTGCAGCCTGCTCTGGGGTGTTTAAGCTCCTCCACCTCCAAATTGATCATGTACCTCAGCATGTCTTCATCTTGGCCACTGATCATAGGTGACAGCTGGGGGTGGTTTCGAAAGGCAGTAACCCAGAAACCTGGGATATTCTGGATAATGAAACTTCTGCGCTGCATGTGGAGCCTTCGCATGCGGCCAAACTTGCGCTCAAGCTGAAGGAAGGCCCTGTCAGCCTGGGCATTTACGTTTGACAACTCTTGATCGATGGCCTCCAGTGAGTCCATGCAGTTATTGATCTTCGGGGCCCTGGGCCGTGTCTCCTCTTTCACCCCTCCTGccacctttttttccttctgcactaCCTTCTTTTCCTCCATCGCCGCCCCTGCTTCTCCCTCCTTTTCCACTGCTGCCGAGATGGCGCGTTTTTTAGTCGTCACTTCCTTGGCCTTCTTCCCCGGTATCATCTGAGACCCCAAGCCCCCTGCGCCACAGGCTTCTAGAGCCTTCTGCCCAGCAGGGCCACGGGGCTCTCCAAGCTGACAGCCATTTTTCTGGCTGCTGTCAGCAGCCTCGGCGGCAGAGGCTGCTTCCAGACCTTTCGTAGAAGGTGGAGCATCCTCCTGCCCGGCTTTGGTCGCTGCACCGCCGCGACTCCCGGCAACTGGGACGCGGAGCGCGGGGCCACAGTCGACAGGATCCTGGGATGCACCCCCCTCCGCAACGGTCTCCAGGCTGCCCCCACCTGTGTTCGCCATCACCTGTGTCGCCTCGGTTTCTTCACGGAGCCCTTGGCACTGGTCTCGGTCCGGATCTCCTGAGGCATGGTCGGGAGCAGCCAGGCCGCCGGTTTGGGCGAGAGGGAGCTTGTTGCCCCCATCCAGGCCGCTCATTTTGGAAGAAGTCAGACTAGTGGGAGAGGGAGAGTTCCTTGTCCTCCGCAGCGGCCGAGCTCTGCCCGAAACGTCTAGCACCACCCCTCCTTTACTCTCGGCGGTGCTACCATGGCAACTGGTGATGTCAGGGCGGTAGCGTCGTAACATCGCGCGAGAACTCTCTGCGCGGTTGACTACGCTTATCAATCCATCGTATTCCTTTGTCTTCTTGTCACAAAAAGAATTTCGTCAGTCTGGAAGGGGAGTTTTACTTACGTAAATGGATGTAGACCAGACTCAAGCATGTAAGAACTGTGTTAATGTGGATTTCTAAGCCTCTGAATGAATTTCTAAGGCACCTAACCTattgtttctgaaaatatttactttaaggtGAGTTACTGTCTATTCAAGTCAGTTCATAGGGCTTCTCCTGAGTAGGAAAGTGGATTCACGAACTCACAGGCCTTCCTTCTTTTAAGGTGTGGATTCATGGCTATTACCAAAGAATTTAAATGAGCAGAGTTTGATTTTAAAGAGAAGTGTTGctgtgttgttatttttaaaattaaggagcAGCTGAAAGGCAAACTTCTCTCATCCTAACAAGacataataaaggaatatttcaATTTGTCTTacagattttaaagtttatataatttGGCCAACATCTACAAAACAAGTGGACAATATTTCCTCTTCACTTTTAACAAAGAGTAGCAAAATGTTTTTCCTTACGTAGAGGTGACTGGCACACGAGCACAAATTTAGGCTTTTAAGCATTACTGAAAGAAATATCTCAGGGGATTTTAATTTCTAAACTGATGCATATGTTCTTTTCCTCAGGTTACAATCTTAATCTAAAAGTGGTTCCTGCTTCATAATGCCTGTGGACATGAAGCTAACAaatcttttcaaaatgtgttCATGTGGTAATTCACTGCAGCACAGGAGCAATAATCAGCTATGTGCAGGCATCTATGCTACTGTctcttaaaatactttaaaagtaagGTTAGTTATTGTCTATTCGAGTCAGTTAGCTCTTACAATTCATTTGATAGTGATTATCAGTACAATATATTAGTTTGTTGGAGTGTGAGAATAATGGTGTTAATCCTTAGAAAAATGCAAGACCAAAGGGAAATttaaattttgcatatttatgtttaatgtcaaatttatattcaaataaacGGTTATGATTATAACTCTTTGTAAAAGAAACTCCATTTTAAGCCCCCCAGATTATGATCACTTTCAAATACAGGCTCAGAAGTACAGATTTAGAGAAAAAGGATTCCTCTTAGAGGAATACATCATATATACTGAGACTTCTAGCGAGGGAAGGAGTGTAGTTCTGGTTCAACTAAGATAAAGTACTGATGAAAGGTCACTGGCAGACAATACGGAGAAACAGCCTGCCTTGCAGGATTTTTTGTATGCCTAGTCAGCCTACCCAAGGACAATGTGTCCAGAATGACCTCTTTACTGCCTGCCAGCTAATCAGTTATCCCATAAGAAATATGCAAACAAGATTCACACAGCAGAGagcaattatttttctctccctctttcctctttGTCTTAATAAACgctctttttttatttgtggGGTGAAATCAATCTATTGAGGTATCGTCTTTGTAAACACATAAACAGCGTGCTATAATTGACTTTGTGACTTTGAATTATTGACACTGCTCTGTTTCTTTTCCAAAGAACCTTTGCACTGTTGAAAGAGTAACTTTTCCATTATAACCTGAGTCAAGATGAAGAGAAGCAGGGAATACTGAATGAAAGTTACTTTTCCATGCAGCAGGAAAAAACAAGTTTGCTACTATACAAATttatagaaaagtataaaattacatgtgaacttctttttctttttgtgtgtgccaaagttttttaaagatttatatcTCTACTACTCAAAGCATTCCCATCTCTAGCCTGTATTAGTTCTGTCACCTGAATCATTTTTCACTCATAACCACCTGGCCATTCTTTAACACTCAGTTCATGTAGATTGTACTAGGCAGTTTAAATACATTAGATTTTATAAACAAAGACCCAGTGAGCACAGAGCAGTTAACATGCCCATGGTCACATATGTATTAATTGGCAGATTGCCTCCTCCCACCTTATTACTTTACCTCCTTCCTTAATTACTTGCCATTTTGACAGTCTTCTGATTTCTGTATAGCCCTTATGACTTTTACTATCCAACTTAGTACAGTTACGTTTCACTGAATGACAGGGATTTTGTCATTATGGAAACATCATACAGTACATCTATCAAACCTAGCTGcaatagcctactatacacctaagCTAAATAGTATATcatattgctcctaggctacaaacctgaacagcatgttgctgtactgaatactgtaggcacttgtaacataatggtaagcatttttgtatctaaacataagaatgatacagtaaAAATAGAGTATTACAATTGTATGGTCCCACACTTGTATATGCAGTTcatctttgaccaaaatgttatgcAGCAAATGACCGTACTTATTTATCCtctactttttaactttattggTTGTTTCATTAAGGTCAGTTTTATCCCAGCTAGATAATGACTGCATAGCAGCTTCTGTAGCATCTACGACAGTATAGTCCAGTTACTATCTCATAGAATGTTTTAATGAATCTTGATTATTtaagtgaaaatttaaatttaaataaaaattttaaaaaattttaccaaAATGAATAGTATGACTACCCTTGTGTTTCATTTTGAGGTGGGTGGATATATAATAGTAGCTATgagttatattttacattttttgcacattagaataatatatattttgtacacAGTAAAGTCTATTCTACTGGAAATTGGCAATAAACCTTACTAAGCAGAAAAAACTACATCAGTGACTTATGATTCTATGGGAAAATATCGATAGAAAATGCCATGAAAATCTATGaggtaatttttatttgcaaggagaaaagatatttaatggAAGTTCAAACATAAATTAATACAGTCAAACAGGAATGACTTTACTAAAGTATAAAGATTGGAAAATTTGTGAAATATCCCCTATTGTTACATCTTTGACCAGCAGTTTCTTTTTCAGAATGATATAGTTTCTGGTTCATTATTTAGTGTTTTCTATATACCATATACTTTTATGTGCTTAAATgtgtatctcatttaatttttacaaggaCCCTGTGAGGTGATATTATGACCTCCCCTTCCCTATGCCTCAGAAGAAATTGAGGCAATGAGAAATAAAGTGGtttatccaagatcacacagcaagtggTAGAGCCACAATCTGAACGAGGTAATCTGACTGGAGAGCCTGTGCACTCATTCACCATAGTATTCTGCAACCTTACACAACCCATAAAATGAAAAGCCACCTTCTTAGAAATAAGACTACATGACCATCCCAATTTAATGTTGaactttcttctttatcttcttttcctttacctgtcttagtccattcaggctgttgtaacaaaataccatagagtgGGTGGCTTGTAAACAGTaacttacttctcacagttctgaaggctgggaattccaagatcaaggcaccaacagatttggtgtctggtgagggcctacaTCCTGATTCTTAGACtgtagtttgttgtttttttgtgttttgttttgttttgttttgctgtgtcctcacatgcaaAAAGGAGTGAGGGATCTCTCTGGGGTTTCTTTTATAGTGGCACTAATCTCATTAGGGCTCTAACCAGAGGTCTCTTTTATAGGGCACCGATTGCCCCCCAGAGGACCCCAGCTCCAAATACtctcacattggggattaggtttcaatataTTAGAGGGGACAAAAACACTCAGTCTATAGCCTGCCCCCATCCATAAAATTAGTGACAATTGTTGAGGAAGTGCCCAATTACTAAAGAGAAACAAGAATTCATGATTCTGTGTTTCAATGCCTTAACAGTTCTCAGCTCATCagatataacatttattttttacttttattttatttttagatggagtctcgctctgtcacagccaggctggagtgcagtggcaagatcttggctcactgcaacctccacctcctgggttcaagcagttctacctcagtctcccaagtagctgggattacaggcacctgccaccatgcccggctaatttttttttttttagtagatacagggtttcaccatattggccaggctggcctcaaactcccaacctcaggtgatctgcccgccttggcctctcaaagagctgggattacaggtgtgagccaccggacctggccagatatttctttttataacgtGCTTTATaactcccttttcctttcttgaaATTCATATTGTATATCAAcatgcacattttttaaagtcattataATAACTTAGttgtaatttttttgctttttttggtaGGGCTGCCCTGAAGGGCAGACAGGTTTATTGGGCAACAGCTGGGAAAATCAGCGGTTGGACTTGGCCACATGCTCCAAGAAGGCCACACGTCCTTCTTCTTAATGGCATAGGAGTTGGAGGAGCCCTTGGCAGCATTGATGAGCTCCTCTGCCAGGCACTCAGCAATGGTCTTAATGTTCCGGAAGGCAGCCTCACGAGCACCTGTGCACAGCAGCCAGATGGCCTGATTCACACGGCGAAGTGGGGACACGTCCACAGCCTGTCGTCTCACAGTCCCGGCGCACCCAATGCGTGTGGAGTCCTCCCGGGGACCACTGTTGATGATGGCGTTCACCAGGACCTGCAGAGGGTTCTCGCCTGTGAGCAGGTGTATGACCTCGAAGGCATGCTTGACGATGCACACAGTCATGAGCTTCTTGCCGTTGTTGCAGCCGTGCATCATCATGGAGTTAGTAAGGCGCTCCACAATGGGACACTGAGCTTTGTGGAAGCATTTGGCGGCATACCACCCTGCACTGTGAGGTAGGTACTTGGCATATTTCTCCTTCACTGCAATGTAATCCTGCAGGGAAATGTCACTGATGTGCACATCATCAGTGCTCCACTTCCCAAAGAGCTTGATGTCTGGGGTCTCTGCCACTGCTGGTGCTGCTGTCTCCCACTCAGTCATCGTGAGAACACAGCCTGAGTGTCTCTGTTGCTCGACGTAGACCATGCGCCACCCTGGCACAGACAGGAAGAGCAAACTTACTtgtaatttaaaggaaaaataaaaggaaagtaatttttaaaatatctattttaaaatataaatgctttgACATGCCAGCACTTTACAGCATGATAAATTAGTTAAATGGTTATACCTGTAGACTTACCAGTGTATGAAACTACTGATGCAACTCGATATAGGTGTATGGTACTAGAGACATAAGCAGCAATGCTCTTCTGAGAtagattttctgaaattttgagCAGCTTTATGATAAAGTTCTGGAGGAAAAGGACAAAATTTCTTCAATTCACATTTATATCTCTTTGATTATAAGACACATCTTTTTTCCCCACATTttatttaagttcaggggtatatgtgcaggatatataggtaaacgtgtcactggggtttgttgtatagattatttcatcacccagatattaaacTTAGTACCTATGAGTTATTTTTCATTATCTTCTCCCTCTCCCAACCCTCCATCCTTAGATaaaccccagtgtgtgttgttcgtccatgtgttctcatcatttagctcccacctataagagaattcgtggtatttggtttcctgttcctgctttagtttgctaaagataatggcctacagctccatccatgttcctgcaaaggacatgatctcattcttttttatggctgcatagtattctgtggtgtatatgtaccacattttctttatctagcctatcattgatgagcatttaggttgattccatggcttTGCTATGTGAATAACACTGCAGTGAATATagacatgcatgtgtctttatgatagaatgacttatattcctttgggtaaatacctattaatgggattgcttggcCAAACAATCTGTCTGTTTTGAGGTCtctgaagaatcaccacactatattccacaatggatgaactaatttctactcccaccaacagtgtataagcattccttcttctccacaacctcgccagcatctgttttttactttttaataatagccattctgactggtatgagatagtatctcattgtggttttgtttgcatttctctaataatcagtgatgttgagctttttttttcacatgaatattggctgcatgtatgtctttcttagaaaaatatctgtccatgtcctttgcccactttttaatagagttctttgttttttcttgtgaatttaagttccttatagatgctggatattagacttttgtcacatgcatagtttgaaaaaattttctcccattctgtagattgtcctTTCACTCTGCTGatggttttctttgctgtgcagaagctctttagtttaattagataccatttgtcaatttttgcttttgttgcaattgtttttggtgtctctgtcatgaaatctttgtccattcctatgtccagaatggtatttcctaggttgtcttccagggtttttatagttttgggttttacatttaagtctttaattcatcttgatttaatttttgtgtatggtataaggaaggggtccagtttcactcttttgcatatgattagccaattatcccagtaccatctattgaatagggaatcctttcctcattgtttgtttttgtcaggtttgttgaagatcagatacctgtaggtgtgcagtcttatttctgggttctgtattctgttccattggtctacgtgtctgtatttgtatcagtaccatgctgttttggttactgtagccctgtattattgtttgaagttgggtagtgtgatgcctcaagatttgttctttttgtttaggattgccttgggtatttgggctctttttggcttccatttgagttttaaaatagtttttctagttctgtgaagaatgtcaatggtagtttaataggaatagcactgaatctataaattgctttgggcagtaggaccattataacaatattgattcttcctgttcaTGAGTGTGTAATGTTTTTCCTTTATGCATCTccgatttctttgagcagtgttttgtcgTTATCCTTGTAGAGAACTTTAATCTCTgtggttaggtgtattcctaggtactttatttatttatttatttatttgttgagacagagtctcactctgtcacctaggctggagtgcagtggtgcgatatcagttcaccgcaagctctgcctcccaggttcacgccactctcctgcctcagcctcccgaggtactttatttttttgtgtggctattgtgaatgggattgccttcctgatttggcCCTCAGCTTGACTGTttttggtgtgtaggaatgctagtgatatttgcacattgattttgtatcctgagactttgctgatgttATCAGCTTaagggctgagactatggggttttctagatacaggatcatgtaGTCTGCAAAgcgggatagtttgacttcctctctttggatgcactttctttctttctcttgcctgattgccctggccaggacttccaatactgtgttgaataggagtggaaaGAGCAGGCATCCTTGTGTTGTGCTGCTTTTCCAGAAGAATGtgtccagcttttgcctattcattatgatgttggctgtgggtttgtcatagatggctcttgttattttgaggtatgttctttcaatacctactttgagagtttttaacatgaaggagtgttgaattttattgaaggccttttctgcatctattgatataatcatatggtttttgtctttagttctgtttatgtgatgaatcacatcattaatttgtgtttgttgaaccaaccttacatCCCAAGGATAAAg is part of the Homo sapiens chromosome 6, GRCh38.p14 Primary Assembly genome and encodes:
- the TSPYL4 gene encoding testis-specific Y-encoded-like protein 4, encoding MSGLDGGNKLPLAQTGGLAAPDHASGDPDRDQCQGLREETEATQVMANTGGGSLETVAEGGASQDPVDCGPALRVPVAGSRGGAATKAGQEDAPPSTKGLEAASAAEAADSSQKNGCQLGEPRGPAGQKALEACGAGGLGSQMIPGKKAKEVTTKKRAISAAVEKEGEAGAAMEEKKVVQKEKKVAGGVKEETRPRAPKINNCMDSLEAIDQELSNVNAQADRAFLQLERKFGRMRRLHMQRRSFIIQNIPGFWVTAFRNHPQLSPMISGQDEDMLRYMINLEVEELKHPRAGCKFKFIFQGNPYFRNEGLVKEYERRSSGRVVSLSTPIRWHRGQDPQAHIHRNREGNTIPSFFNWFSDHSLLEFDRIAEIIKGELWPNPLQYYLMGEGPRRGIRGPPRQPVESARSFRFQSG